The genomic interval GCTTGCGCGCGGACGCCGAAGACGACCGTGACACCCTCGGTGGGGAAGCGTTGCAGGCGGTCCTCTGCGATCGACAGGATCGGCGCGATCCCGGTGCCGCCCGCGACGCACAGGGCGTGGCGCGGCGTGTCGTCGAGGCCCATCTGGCCGAACGGCCCCTCGACCCAGATGCGCACGCCGCACCGGTCCCTGGCCGCCAGCCAGCCGGAGAAGCGCCCTCCGGGCAGGTGCTTGACGAGGAAGCCGACCTCACGCGCGCCCTCGGGGCCGGGGGGCGCATCGTAGAACGAGAACGAGCGCCGCACGAAGGAGCCGGAGACGGCGAGCGCCGCGTACTGGCCGGCCTGGAAGGCCAGCGGCTCGTCGAGGGCGATGCGCAGGTCGATCACCCCGCCGGGCAGGACGCGCCAGCCGGAGATCTCGCCGACGACCGAGAGCGGCAGCGTCACCCGGTGGTCGATGAGCCCGACCTCGATCTCGAGATCCGAACGCACCTTCGCCTGGCAGGCCAGGATGTAGCCGTCCTTCAGGTCGCGGTTGGTCAGTGGCGAGAGGGCGAAATCGACGAGCGGGCTGATCTTGCCTGACACGAGC from Methylobacterium sp. AMS5 carries:
- a CDS encoding 2Fe-2S iron-sulfur cluster binding domain-containing protein; the encoded protein is MPVDTIAVPGETRAPTRADARGCRIAVAGERDFQAGRDELLLLSALNQGVNYPHSCRVGTCGRCKTRLVSGKISPLVDFALSPLTNRDLKDGYILACQAKVRSDLEIEVGLIDHRVTLPLSVVGEISGWRVLPGGVIDLRIALDEPLAFQAGQYAALAVSGSFVRRSFSFYDAPPGPEGAREVGFLVKHLPGGRFSGWLAARDRCGVRIWVEGPFGQMGLDDTPRHALCVAGGTGIAPILSIAEDRLQRFPTEGVTVVFGVRAQADLFALDRLERLSRLAPGRIRVVPILSHEPAGSGWSGARGLVTAALDPGLGIDWGRASAFVCGALPMVEAVEARLTALGLPRGRIHADKFEPSGL